From the genome of Thermoflexus hugenholtzii, one region includes:
- a CDS encoding CPBP family intramembrane glutamic endopeptidase: MRPAPSSSAPSEELEPAPPWGIGLALTALAYFLMVQFMLGVLFFLIYWVVAMPGQPFEAAYARAAASGRFTGLASGFIYLFTLITVGAALRLWVRGPLAPALRLVPPARIPLWAVPFLALGLAVALDAVTMASGRPVIPENLAPLFRGRDPLGWTAMGFLAVLVGPPTEELLFRGLLYPALAVRVGPMFAVYLVSLIFALFHLFTYGGTTDQWFWIAQAFLVGLALTGLRARTRSLWPPIVMHMTLNLYATLEAIFLLNFR; this comes from the coding sequence ATGCGTCCTGCCCCGTCCTCCTCCGCACCGTCTGAGGAGCTGGAGCCGGCCCCGCCCTGGGGGATCGGCCTGGCTCTGACGGCCCTGGCGTATTTCCTGATGGTCCAGTTCATGTTGGGCGTCCTCTTCTTTCTGATCTACTGGGTCGTGGCGATGCCCGGCCAGCCGTTCGAGGCCGCCTACGCCCGAGCGGCCGCCAGCGGGCGCTTCACGGGGTTGGCCAGCGGCTTCATCTATCTGTTCACCCTGATCACCGTGGGGGCTGCCCTGCGCCTGTGGGTGCGCGGCCCGCTGGCCCCAGCCCTGCGCCTGGTTCCCCCTGCGCGCATCCCCCTGTGGGCGGTGCCCTTCTTAGCGTTGGGCTTAGCAGTGGCGCTGGATGCGGTCACCATGGCGTCGGGCCGGCCGGTGATCCCGGAGAACCTGGCCCCTCTGTTCCGAGGCCGGGATCCCCTGGGCTGGACGGCCATGGGGTTCCTCGCCGTGCTGGTCGGCCCGCCGACGGAGGAGCTGCTGTTCCGGGGCCTCCTGTATCCCGCCCTGGCGGTGCGGGTGGGCCCCATGTTCGCCGTCTATCTCGTCTCGCTGATCTTTGCCCTGTTCCACCTCTTCACCTACGGGGGGACCACGGATCAGTGGTTCTGGATCGCCCAGGCCTTCCTGGTGGGCCTGGCTCTAACCGGTTTGCGGGCCCGCACCCGGTCCCTCTGGCCGCCCATCGTGATGCACATGACCCTCAACCTTTACGCCACCCTGGAGGCCATCTTCCTGTTGAACTTCCGGTAG